CTCTGCCACTGGCACAGCCGCGCCTCGGGAATGTGTCTGCACTCTGCGCTGGCAGCTTCTCGGGGCTGGACCAGGCAGGCATTCCTAGGGTGGCTGTTGGCAAACAGGGCCCGTTCCAGGCCTACAGCCCATTCGTTGATGCCTCCTTAGTGCAGGTCCTCTTCTAGATCAGCCTCATCCGTCCCCAGCCTGATGGGTGCCCCGTCCTTCCTTCCCCAAGTGGGCCTGGACCCAGTCCTTCCTGTGGCTAAGAAAACAGACTGGCTGTGGGAGGGAGCATCGTGGCCAGGccaggggctgtcctgtgtgggCAGACCTGCCTCAACACAGACAACTCaccccggccccctccccacaTGGGGCCCTCGCTGTCCACACCCTGGTGCCCAGCATGCCTGGAGGCTGCCTCTCTGGAGCCAGCTCATTGTGGGATTGTTCCTGGGGCTCTTGAAAGCTCCTCAGTGGGGCAGAGTTGGCCATCTTGGACCCTGAAGCTCCCTGGCCAGTGGCCCCCACGACCTGATTTCTCAATGTGGGGTGGACTGATGGGGGCCACAGCCTGTGTTCCCAGTGATGGTGTCTTCTGTCTGCTCCCCTGTGAGGTCTGGGGCTCCGTCACCCATCTGAGTTTCTTGGGGTGCCCCTTCTTGTGTGTTTCTGcacccccagcacctagcactgAGTTGTGTTGTCACAGCCTTAGGGAATGTGTGGGAGGACTGCCCAGAGCTGAGGGTCCTGGAGCCGCATATGAGGGCCTCCTTCCTGTGCTGAGTGAGCGTAGGGGGAGTGTACTCAGCTGGCTAGGATGGGGACCCTGGAATAGCGGGGCTCAGCTGAGGCTCCACTCATACCCTTTTCTGATCCTTTTCCAGCAAATTGTGGCCACAAATGTGCCCCCTGAAGATCAGGACGGCTCTGGGGATGACTCTGACAACTTCTCTGGCTCAGGTGCAGGTGAGCTGGCAGCAGGCTGTGGGTTGGGGGCCGTGGTCCCACAGCTCCCCCACTGGGCCCAAAGGGTGATGTTGGGGAAGGAAACGGGGTCCACACCGcaagaagaaaatgtgtttggATGGAGGCATGAGTGTTCTGGGTCCCAGGAGCCCCGGGGGCCACCTGCTACAGACAGACTTGGGCTCATATTCTCCTCTTTAACTCCCTGGGCAACCTTTGGAAGGTGGTTTGACTTctccaagcctctgtttcctcatctataaaatgggaataatatcttGACTTCATAAGGCTGTTGGGAGCTGTAAggcagcacagagcctggtgggGTGTAGATCTGCGATAAATGTTCCCTTGTCTGCACTATGGCCCCTTTCCCTGGGGGAGCGGAATCCCTGAGCTGGAAGTGGTCAGGGAGGCGTCCCAGAAGAGGTGCTCTTGAGCTGGACCTCAGAAGAGGGCcgaggggctggctcagtggctcagcagttaagtgcacacgctccgctcagcggcccagggttcgctggttcggatcctgggtgcggacatggcaccgcttcgcaggccatgctgtggtaggcatcccacatataaagtagaggaagatgagcacggatgttagctcagggccagtcttcctcagcaaaaagaggaggattggcagcagatgttagctcagagctgatcttcctcaaaaagagggCCGAGGCCATCATGGGGAAAGTGGCctaggctgggagctgggaggtaGGGCACAGGCCTCTGTTCTTGGGAGCCTAGGCCTTTCTGAGGGGAGGGCAAGTAGAGTAGAGAGGGGGCCAGAGAGGTGTGTGTCCTGGGGATGAGGCCCCTGAGGACGCTCCCACCCAGGGAGTGGGCGTCAGAAGTCAGAGGGAAAGTTCCTTCTCAGATGAACGTGGTGTCTAATGGCTCCAGAGACCAGGCTGTCCCCGGGTGCTTGCAGCAGGAAAGGGCAGCTCTCCTTGTCCATTTTCCAAAGTCGAGTTTACCCTCAGCTGCTTCTACTCCAGGGGACACAGCTTCTCACGAAAGGAAGGGTTTGCTCTACTGGCCTGGGAGTCAGAGCTGCAGGTCCTTGCCCAGCCCTTCTTCACAGCCTGAGCTTGGCTGGTCTAGATGTTCTGgggcctctcccaccccagctgcCTCTGCTTCTGGCCCTGCAGGTGCCCTGCAAGATCTCACCTTGTCAAAGCAGACCCATGCTGTCCAGAAGGACGTGGGTGTCCTGACGGCCATCCCCACAGCTCCAGAGCCCACCAGCACAGATACCATCGCCCCCTCTACCTCCGTCGTGCCAGCCAGAGCGGCGCCTGAGGAGGGAGCGGTGGTGTACCTGTCAGGGGTGGAGCCTGGCTTTACCACCCAGGAGAAGGAGACCATCCACCCACCCAGTGAGACCACCCTGCACCCAACCACCCACCGGGCATCGACGGCAAGGGCCACCACAGCCCAGGGGCCTGGCACACTCCATCCACACAGGGCCGTGCAGCCTGACCACCACAAGACCTCTGTTCCCGTAGTACCTGACCAGCTGCTTGACCCTCACCCTCCCAGCGTGGCAGATGGAGGTCCTTCTGCCACCGAGAAGGCTGCTGAGGATGGAGCCTCCACCCAGCTTCCAGCAGGAGAGGGCTCTGGCGAGCAGGTGAGTGTCTGCCCACTGGAGTCCTCTGTATTTCCTGGGACGTGGGGTGGCCGGATGGGGTGGCTCCTAGTGCCCGGCAGAGCACAGTGCGTCAGGGTGAGATGATCTGGTCCCTCTGGCACACCCAGCCCCCTGTGAGCATGTCATATTCCCCACCGTGAAGACAGTCTCATGAGGTTCCCACTTTCCtctgcccccagggcccagcctagGGTGGGACAGACTGAACATGACACCAGAGCAAAAGAGTCCTTCAAGATGActgaagggccagcccagtggtctagtggttaagtttggcatgctgtgcttcagcggccggggttctgttcctgggtgtggacctacacccctcatctgtcagtggccatgctgtggtagcggcccacatacaaaaataggaagatgggcagtggatgttagctcaaggcaaatcttcctcggcaaaaaaaagaGCACTGAAAAGAAGGCTTTCCAAACTTAGACTTAAGCAAGGCGCCTGCTGCAAGTGTAAAAGTACTAAcaagtcttattttttatctcatagTGTCATCATATAGTGTCATTTTAGTCTATTTGTTTTCAGATGAAAACGTGCTTTATATCACTTGGTGGGATATCTCCACCACAGTCCAGCCAGGGCCCAGTGCGATGTGGCAAGAGGGGCCTGGCTTTGGGGTCCAGAGGTCCAGGTTTGGATGTGTCTGAGCTGGTGGCAGCAGTGACCAGGGACTGCTTCTGGGTTTGGAAATCGAACTGGATGCTGCTGCTATCAGTGGCTTACCCCAGCCTGATCCTGTCTCTGCCCGCCCCTAGGACTTCACCTTTGACCTGTCGGAGGAGAGCACAGCCGGGGCTGCAGTGGAACCTGACCAGCGGAAGGAGCCCCCAGTGGATCCTGAGGCTGCGGGGGCCTCACAGGGCCTCCTGGACAGGAAGGAAGTGCTGGGAGGTGAGTTTGCTCTcaggtgggtggggaaggggcaaCTGCTGCTCTGGGGTGAGGGACTGTCGTTAGCCCTGGTGTGGGGCTGGCTACAGCCAAGGCCACCTCTGGGGCTGCCCGGTTGGGGAGGGACTGCTGCTCAGCCCCAGGAGCAGCTGAGCTGAGCCGGCCTGTCTGCCCACCCCAGGGGTCATTGCTGGAGGCCTCGTGGGGCTCATCTTCGCTGTGTGCCTGGTGGGTTTCATGCTGTACCggatgaagaagaaagatgagGGCAGCTACTCCTTGGAGGAGCCGAAACAAGCCAACGGCGGGGCCTACCAGAAGCCCACCAAGCAAGAGGAGTTCTACGCCTGACGGGGGAGCacttctccccctctccctgccacTCAGCTAGGCCCCCACTTGCCTCTTCCGTGAAGAACTGCAGGCACTGCCTCCCCTGCCGCCATGCCACCTCCCCAGCGCTCCCGGCCcccccagccagctccctgcCCGCCGAGTGCCGGGGCTCGCTGGGggctctcctctgcttctctgactTCTGCCTGGAGACTTGGCGCGAGGGCTTTCTCGTGTATGACCTTTCCACCACAGCCAGCACCTGGCATCTCACCATTCTGACTCAGTTTCTCCAAACAGGAGCAgaccctccccaggcccagctctggaGAGAAAGGGGACCCCACTTCTTTGGACCTGGATGGCCCGCGTGTCTGGGAGATGCTcgggctgagggctgagggctggCACATCTGTAGCACTTACTGGTAGAGACCAACAGTCTCGGGGGCGTTTACCGCTGAGTGGCAGGGAGAGGAGTTCCGGGCTCCGTCAGAGTTCACTTTGCTTTGTGGGGAAGTCTCGTTTAGATATCCACTTGTTTTTGCACATGTTTCCTCTAGTTTCTTTGTTCATAGCCCAGTAGACTTTGTTACTTCTGACGTAAGTTAAATTGATTTGGTTACCCCCCATCCTGCTTCCCTCATCTCTGGTCAGGAGACAGTGTCAGGGttaagaagacttttttttttttttttaactagaagaACCAAATCTGGAAGCCAACATATAGGCTGTTTGTGTGTTGTCTCTGAGTTCGTCGCTCAAGTATGCAACAGGGTATGGAATGTCTATCAGTTGGCCCCACTGGTGGGCTGGCCGATCCCGGCTGCCATGGGCAGTCACCTCTTTGAGTGATCACGCCCATGTCCACGAACTCAGGGCCACGGCGGTGGCCTGGGCTGCTGCGATCGATGTTGAGAAGCCCGTGTGAGAACTGAGTCCTGGTGCCTCAGGCTGGGGTACGAGGGGAGAGGACTGTCGGGTGGGAGAGGTGGCAGGGCCCAGGGGATCTCCCGCAGCCTGGGCGCTTCCTTTGGCGCCACCTCTGGGCTATTGGACTCTTTCTCTTGGAAGGTGATGAGAGGGGTTTTGGGCACACCTGGCACTGAGCTGCTCCATGAAGAACCAGGTTCACCTGTGATTAGCTCCTgtggccctgccctgggctggaaTCAGGAATGTTCCAAAGAGTGATAGTCTTTTGCTTTTGGCAAAACTCTACTTAATCCAATGGGTTTTTCCCTGTACAGTAGATTTTCCAAATGTAATAAACTTTAATATAAAGTAGTCGTGTGAACTccactcccttttcttctctctgtgctggTTGTGTGGACGTGACCAGCCTTTTCTCGAAATACCAATGATATCGGGGAAACTTGGCTCAAAgctctgtgccttcctctttcCCGTGGGGAGGGATTCTGGGGTCAGAGTCCctctgatttgttttttgttgtctttgctaAAATTGTGGCTTTTGGTAGGTTCAGCCAAGGTTATATAAGGCCTGATGTCAGTTTCTGTGTTGCCAAGCTCCAAGCACAGTCTCCTAAGTGGCTGAAGAAGCTGTGATGGCCCAGCACACCCTGACCTGAGGCCCGTGGCCCCTCGGAGACCTGGAGCCAAGGCCCCCCTCTCAGACCCCTTGCACAGTCCTCCTCTCACACCTCTGCTAGGCCCGGAGGCCCCGGCCCAGGGCTCCTGGGAGCTCCCGTGCTTGCTTATTTCATTTGACAACGTTCCAGGGGCTCTGTGGGCCGCTCAGAGGCGGGCGCCATCTGTGACTAAGAGAGGTGCACTGCCAAATGAAGGGAACCTGTGCCCTGTGTTCGACACTGGGACTTTCTGCCCGGAGTGTATGACTGGGTACGATTCGGGGGGTGGGGAAGCGGTCTGTGACCATGCTCGTCTCTGCTGGTCCAGGGGATGGCACCGAGCCTGTGGCTGGCCCGTTCGTGTAACTGTAATAAACAGTACTTGTCATTTTGGGCTGTGGTGGTGGTTGAGTCTCTTCTTGGCCTGGCCATGTCCTTTTCTGTGACCTCCTTGGGAGGAGGCTGGCTCTGGGCTGTGCTGTGGCTTGGTGAAGAACAGCAGGGTTAGCACTGGTCCCTCGGCTGGAAGGGGAGGCTGGGTCCCCCGTGCCCTCCTCCTGCGGCTGTGTGTCAGGCCTGCAGCATCTCACCTCCTCCCGGggctctctgcctttctcctgcccagcccctcgATCATTCCCTTCCTCAAGGACACGAGGCTCCCTACTACTGTCTTAAGTTTGCTAGCTGTTTGCTCATTGTCGTGTGACTCCTGAAAACTCACTAACAGATCCACTCAAGTGCCAAAGGTCTAAAGTCTACACAATAGGGAAAAACTAGAGAGATTCCTGGGGGTTGAGAAGTGCAGGGCACTGTGGGAACTCCCGTGTTCTGAGAGTGTCTAGCTGCCCTTTCCTTACCCAGAGTCTGGTCCGGGCTGCTgacccccacccagcccctcagCTGCCCCTCCATGACAGGTCTCCCCACCTGGGGCCCTTGGCACCTGAGCTGCTCTCTGGCCCTGGGTGCAGGCCAACCCCTGACGTTAGACTCAGGTGTGTCCTTCTAGGCCCTGCACCTGCGGGTGGGGCAGAGACTGCAGGCTCCGGGGGCCCCTGCAAAGTGAATTCTACTCTCCTCTACACATTGTGCTCGAAGGGTTTGGAGGCTGAAACAAAGTCTTCagatcatttatttgttcaacaaacactGAAAACACCGAGTGCCTATTTTCTGCCAGTCCCCAGGCTGGACAGTGAGGGCACGGTTAGAATTGGCTGCCTGGATATTAAAACGTTTCCTGAGCTTATTGTGGGCCAGACAGTGCTGGATACGCTGGTCCCACTGATCTCTCCTCTCACTCAGTTCACTTAGgctccctgctctctgctcccaccccagggcGCTGTGAGGACGGGGTGGGGCCATAAAACAGACTTTCCTGAGTGTTGGAGACTAGCAGTGAAGAAGCTAAATGTGAAGGGGTTTACACATTGTCTCCTTAAGCACCCgtctcttcccatctctcctcAGCCTCAGCTTCCTGCCCTTGTCCCCCCACTTGTTCCCTTTCTGCCCTCTTTTCTGCCTTTGCAAGACCCCTGGCCCCCACGCCTGGGAACAGAGCACTTGCGCATTTCCTATCTCCCTCACCTTTAGGCTGTGCCCACATGGGCCCAGCTGTGTGTGTAGGGATGGAGGACTCACGGAAGTTTCCACTAAGTTCTTTCTAGTGACTTTCTAAACTAATGAGCCATCTTCTCTTAGATTGGTTGTGTCGCCTTCCTAATTTGCAGCCGGTTTCTGCTTTACCTGGCACTTCCTGCCTTGCTGGCCTCTCGGGTTTTGCTCCGGATGGGGCTGTTTTCACATCCGGCACAGAGACTCGTGGCCTTGCTCTCAGGGAGGTTGCGGTCCAGGGGGAGTCAGACAGTGAGGGCCGTTCCAATGACAGGGTGCCCTGTGTGGGCTGGGGGGAGACAGGGGCACCTAATCTGGCTTCTGGGTCATGGGAGGTGCCCAGAGGTGGCACTTGAACTGCATCTTGAAGGACAAATTCAAATCAGCCTCTCAAACAAGGGGGAGAAGGCATTCCAGCCCGGAGGCACAGCTTCCGCAAAAATAGGGACTCAAGAGGCTTCAGGCTGGATGTGAAAGGAAAGCAGGTGCGGGAAGAGACGAGGCTGGAACATGGGGAGAAAGTGGCCGTCACTCTGCCTTGTAACCTCTCTGCGGCTACAGaagcctggagcctgggggcCGGTACAGGAAAGATTAGGAATCGCAGGGGAATGCGGGGACGGAGGCGCAGCGAGAGGAAAGAGGCGGCGTGCTGAGGGATGGGGAGGACGGGCTGGATTTTAGAACTTGTTGAGAAGTGTGTCCCCAACTCCCAGAGGCACACGTTCTCAGGACGAGCCTGAGGGAGACGGCACCTGTGATGAGGTGCTCTTCTGAGCTGGGGGTCAAGGGTGAGGGCTAATGGAGCAAAAGGGACAGTTGTCCCAGAGTTGGGCCTCAAGGGCGGTGGTCTCATGCCCCCCTCCCAGGTTAGGCACTGATGGTCGGAGGACCCCAAAACAGCACCTGGGAGAGAAGGCTTCTTTAAATAGGTCTGCAGGGAACTACTCTGCAGGGAGGAGCACCAGGGCCATGCTCCCACCTCTCGGGAGTCCTGTCCACCTCCTTCCCTGCCAACCCACCCCATTCCCCTTTTCTCCAGCCTGGCAGAAGAGAAGGGCATTGGGCTGCCTCGGGAGGGGTGAGCTCCTGGTTGGTGGAGCtgcaggagcagagctgggggaggcccGGGGCCAGGAGCCTAGAGGGGCTTGGGATTctgccagctctgcctgctgTGGACGCAGCCCTCACCTGGCTTGCTTCCTCCCCCTCCGCAGCACCACTGCACCTCTGGCGCCTTTCCTTGAGCCACCCCAGCTTTGCAGCCACTCTTGGTGTGTGGATGTGCCCTCAAATCAGGCCCTCGGCAGTGTTA
This genomic interval from Equus quagga isolate Etosha38 chromosome 5, UCLA_HA_Equagga_1.0, whole genome shotgun sequence contains the following:
- the SDC1 gene encoding syndecan-1 isoform X3 yields the protein MRRAALWLWLCALALRLQPALPQIVATNVPPEDQDGSGDDSDNFSGSGAGALQDLTLSKQTHAVQKDVGVLTAIPTAPEPTSTDTIAPSTSVVPARAAPEEGAVVYLSGVEPGFTTQEKETIHPPSETTLHPTTHRASTARATTAQGPGTLHPHRAVQPDHHKTSVPVVPDQLLDPHPPSVADGGPSATEKAAEDGASTQLPAGEGSGEQDFTFDLSEESTAGAAVEPDQRKEPPVDPEAAGASQGLLDRKEVLGGVIAGGLVGLIFAVCLVGFMLYRMKKKDEGSYSLEEPKQANGGAYQKPTKQEEFYA
- the SDC1 gene encoding syndecan-1 isoform X1, which produces MGAAFWNFPPGGHEGPDGPREGMHAYPPSTQGGVLGAQATEQIVATNVPPEDQDGSGDDSDNFSGSGAGALQDLTLSKQTHAVQKDVGVLTAIPTAPEPTSTDTIAPSTSVVPARAAPEEGAVVYLSGVEPGFTTQEKETIHPPSETTLHPTTHRASTARATTAQGPGTLHPHRAVQPDHHKTSVPVVPDQLLDPHPPSVADGGPSATEKAAEDGASTQLPAGEGSGEQDFTFDLSEESTAGAAVEPDQRKEPPVDPEAAGASQGLLDRKEVLGGVIAGGLVGLIFAVCLVGFMLYRMKKKDEGSYSLEEPKQANGGAYQKPTKQEEFYA
- the SDC1 gene encoding syndecan-1 isoform X2 — translated: MNPGTRAPQWGLRPGKQGPWLWGIVAYAQKCRLEVAPERELGQAAPPVGPLPSVLAVCRLHGNDGCFPSEQIVATNVPPEDQDGSGDDSDNFSGSGAGALQDLTLSKQTHAVQKDVGVLTAIPTAPEPTSTDTIAPSTSVVPARAAPEEGAVVYLSGVEPGFTTQEKETIHPPSETTLHPTTHRASTARATTAQGPGTLHPHRAVQPDHHKTSVPVVPDQLLDPHPPSVADGGPSATEKAAEDGASTQLPAGEGSGEQDFTFDLSEESTAGAAVEPDQRKEPPVDPEAAGASQGLLDRKEVLGGVIAGGLVGLIFAVCLVGFMLYRMKKKDEGSYSLEEPKQANGGAYQKPTKQEEFYA